The sequence AAGTTTTGAGTTTGGGAAAGCGAACAAAGGTGCTGGAAGCATTTATTTTGAGTTTTGAATTTTAAGTTTTGTTAGCGTAGCGGTGCGTCAGCACGTTTTGAATCAAAAGAATTTTCTTAAACTCATAACTCATCACTCTTTTAGGCTCAACACTTCACGACTTAACACTCTTTATGAATTCTACCTCTCCACATAAAACGCTACCACCAACTGTTTTTTGGCGTATTGGTGAAGATATTCCTCAGTCCTTAAATTGGACATTAATGTTTTTGTCGATCGCAGTACCTTTTGGGCTATGGTGGATTGTTTCTAATTCTGGGGTGGTAGATTCTTTATTTTTACCTACTCCTGTAGCTGTTGGCGAAGCACTTTTACGGTTATGGCAAAATGGGACTTTACTCGAAGATATAGGTGCTAGTATTTTTCGAGTTTTGGGTGGTTTTTTGCTTGCAGCTATAGTTTCAATTCCACTAGGTATTTTGATGGGTACATTTAATAGTATTCGTGCTTTGATGGAACCTGTCATTGGTATTGTGCGCTATATGCCAGCACCTGCATTTATTCCTTTACTCATTCTCTATTTTGGATTAGGTGAATTACCTAAAATTCTTTTGATTTTTATTGGAACCTTATTTTTCAATACCTTGATGATAATGGATGCAGTAAAATTTGTTCCTAAAGAATTAGTAGAGACAACTTACACATTAGGAGGGTTACGAAAACAAGTTTTACTTCAAGTTATTACTCCCTATATTTTGCCAAGCATTATTGATTCTTGCCGCGTGAATATGGCAGCTTCGTGGAATTTAGTCATTGTTGCTGAATTGATTGCTGCTACAACAGGTTTAGGACGTAGAATTAGTATGGCTCAAAGATATTTAAGAACAGATGAAATCTTTGCTGGAATAATTATTATTGGTATTATTGGTTTAACTATTGATTTATTTTTTCGTTTAATTTTAAGAGTTTCTGCTCGTTGGGTAAGCAAATAATTTTATAAAAGATGAAGGACAGTTGATGAATTTATCAGTTCATAACTTGCATAAACATTTTAAGACTAAAAAAGGGACATTAGTTGCACTACAAAATATTAATTTAAAAATTGAGCAAGGTGAGTTTGTTTGTGCTGTAGGAGCTTCTGGTTCAGGAAAATCGACTTTACTGCGATTGATTGCTGGGTTAGATACTCCGACATCGGGTGAAATTAAGGTTAATGGTGTTTCTGTGACAGGACCAGGAGCTGATCGAGGGATGGTATTTCAAAAGTATACGCTTTATCCGTGGATGAGCGTAGCGCAGAATGTTGGCTTTGGATTAAAGTTGCAAGGTGTTCCTACTGCTAAACGACGCGAACGAATTGCGTACTATTTGGATATTGTCGGATTAACTCAATTTGCTCATGCTTTACCCAAAGAACTGTCTGGAGGAATGCAGCAGCGTGTGGCGATCGCACGGGCTTTAGCATCTCAACCAAGAATATTACTTATGGATGAGCCGTTTGGTGCTTTAGATGCCCAAACAAAAGAGAGAATGCAACAATTCCTACTAGAGTTGTGGCAGCGTACGGAAACAACAATTTTAATGATTACTCATGATGTAGAAGAAGCACTTTTTCTTTCGCAGCGTCTCTATGTTATGACTTCTCGCCCTGGCACCATTAAAACTGAAGTAAGTATGGACTTACCAGGCGATCGCACTTATCACTCGAAAAAGCATCCCATCTTTCAGGATCACAAAGAAATGGTGCTTAATTTACTCCGCGATGAGGAATTGCCAGAAGTAGTGCCCTGCTAATTACACAATTTGAGGACTGATATTACCTCATTGCTCTCAGGTAATGAGGATTTTTTTATCTTTGTGGCATTCAGCTAATTGACATTGTTATGTGATTTTATGACATTTTCAGCAAAGTGGCTGACAGATTTGAGCCGTAAGTCTGTCTGTATTAAGGCATGAATGTAGCCTAAAAATTTAATACAGCAATTAGTTACGACTTGTAATGTAGAAAATAAGCAAGGTTATGTAAATACAAACTCTTGATATGCGAAGTTTTTTATGCGATCGCCCAATCAATGAGTAGTTAATATTCCCCTAGAGTAAGGAGATACCATGCAATTTTTAATTATAAGATATCCAAAAATAGCTCGATTGATTTGTCAATTAGTTCCGGCACAATGTCCTTTTGAAAGGACTATTAAATTTGGCAATATTTTTGTACATATTCCACCATTGTGCAAACTTAATCCTTTCTACAATGAGATAGTTCATCTTCGTTTTCTTTGCTTATCTTATTTAGCTGAGGAGTGTGGAGAAGATGTTTCAGTCTATTGTTAATGAGTCAACTTAAATGTCATATCACTTCACTTGTTAAGAAATCAAAGTAGTTTTTCTTCTGCTATTTGTCACTCTAATGGTAAAAAATTAAGAAAAAATATGAAAATCAAAGCACAAATTTATACATCGAGTAATATTACTGATGTGCTGCCTAGTGGCACATGGCAATATCGACTACTCCTAGAAGACAACTGCGTACGTTTAGTGGAAGCCTACAGCGAGCTAGGCTATTGTGATGCTGAGGATAACTTCTTTTGTAGAGAGCAATTGATAGAAATGTTTTTTGGTTCGAGTAGTCAGTTTGACTATTCAATAGCAGAAGCCGAAGAATGCAGTGGCTCTCATCCGATCACAGCAGTTGATTGTGAAACAGAGAAATAACATGATCAACCTTTGTTATTATAAGTATTCCTAATTTATTTTATCCAGCAGCTTTTGCTAATTCTACTTCTCGGCGTCTGGGAACTTCATAAGTCATAAAATCGTACGCCATTTCTGTGTTGGGAAAAATTGCCCGTGCTTCTTGGAGTAAATCTTTTAATTCTATGGCATTGCCTGGAGCATAGCGAGGACTAAAGTGTGTCATAATTAGCGATTTGGCTTGAGCAGCTAAAGCGACTTGTGCTGCCATTGTTGAGGTGGAATGTAAGCGTTGAAAAGCAAGTTCTGCATCCTGATGAGAAAAGGTTGCTTCGTGAATTAAAACATCTGCATCTTGAGCTAGAACTACTGCGTTATCGCAATAGATTGTATCTGTACAATAAGCAATTTTACGCCCGATTTCTGGCAATCCACATAAATCTGTACCATTGATTGTGCGTCCATCAAGAAGTGTGACAGTTTCTCCGCGTTTGAGTTGACCGTAAATTCTTCCTGGAGGAATTGCTAGTGCTTTAGCTTTTTCAACATCAAATCTTCCTGGACGATCTTTTTCGGCAATGCGATAGCCAAAGGTTGTGACACGATGTTCTAAACGTTCGCAAGTGACTGTAAATTCATCGTCCTCATAAACTACACCAGGTTGTACAGTATGTACTTGAATGCTGTAGGCTATGTGAGTAGAAGAATACCGACTACACGCTCGCAAGTATTCGTCTAATTTTGGTGGACCATAAAGATCGATTCTTTTTGTATTACCAGCTAATCCACAAGTGGCTAGAAGCCCCATTAAGCCAAAAATGTGATCTCCATGCAAATGGGTAATAAAAATGCGCGAGAGTTGGCTGATTTTGAGATCGCTGCGTAAAATTTGGTGTTGTGTCCCTTCTCCACAGTCAAATAGCCACATTTCAGCTCTTTGCGGTAAACGCAGCGCCACGCTAGAGACATTACGCGATCGCGTAGGGACACCGGAACTTGTTCCTAAAAATGTAATTTGCACGAAAAATCTGGCAACCTTCTACAGAATGCGACTTCTATTATCTATAGTGGCACGACTAGAGGAGAAAACTAATTTATAGAGTTGATTACTGCAAAAATGCGATCGCTTCGCTTATACTAGTTTATTTGAAATTTCAAAATAACAGATTTCCATTTGATCGCCAAAATAAAATATTTTCAGGATATCAGCATGAGATTTAAATTTTTATCTTTATTATCCGTTCAAGGACGCTTCTGGGGGCTTGCAACCTTGTTTTGGATCGTGCTAGTGGCTC is a genomic window of Gloeocapsopsis sp. IPPAS B-1203 containing:
- a CDS encoding Mo-dependent nitrogenase C-terminal domain-containing protein, which gives rise to MQFLIIRYPKIARLICQLVPAQCPFERTIKFGNIFVHIPPLCKLNPFYNEIVHLRFLCLSYLAEECGEDVSVYC
- a CDS encoding ABC transporter permease, producing the protein MNSTSPHKTLPPTVFWRIGEDIPQSLNWTLMFLSIAVPFGLWWIVSNSGVVDSLFLPTPVAVGEALLRLWQNGTLLEDIGASIFRVLGGFLLAAIVSIPLGILMGTFNSIRALMEPVIGIVRYMPAPAFIPLLILYFGLGELPKILLIFIGTLFFNTLMIMDAVKFVPKELVETTYTLGGLRKQVLLQVITPYILPSIIDSCRVNMAASWNLVIVAELIAATTGLGRRISMAQRYLRTDEIFAGIIIIGIIGLTIDLFFRLILRVSARWVSK
- a CDS encoding ABC transporter ATP-binding protein, which produces MNLSVHNLHKHFKTKKGTLVALQNINLKIEQGEFVCAVGASGSGKSTLLRLIAGLDTPTSGEIKVNGVSVTGPGADRGMVFQKYTLYPWMSVAQNVGFGLKLQGVPTAKRRERIAYYLDIVGLTQFAHALPKELSGGMQQRVAIARALASQPRILLMDEPFGALDAQTKERMQQFLLELWQRTETTILMITHDVEEALFLSQRLYVMTSRPGTIKTEVSMDLPGDRTYHSKKHPIFQDHKEMVLNLLRDEELPEVVPC
- a CDS encoding ribonuclease Z, whose translation is MQITFLGTSSGVPTRSRNVSSVALRLPQRAEMWLFDCGEGTQHQILRSDLKISQLSRIFITHLHGDHIFGLMGLLATCGLAGNTKRIDLYGPPKLDEYLRACSRYSSTHIAYSIQVHTVQPGVVYEDDEFTVTCERLEHRVTTFGYRIAEKDRPGRFDVEKAKALAIPPGRIYGQLKRGETVTLLDGRTINGTDLCGLPEIGRKIAYCTDTIYCDNAVVLAQDADVLIHEATFSHQDAELAFQRLHSTSTMAAQVALAAQAKSLIMTHFSPRYAPGNAIELKDLLQEARAIFPNTEMAYDFMTYEVPRRREVELAKAAG